Proteins encoded in a region of the Ziziphus jujuba cultivar Dongzao chromosome 3, ASM3175591v1 genome:
- the LOC107434675 gene encoding PKS-NRPS hybrid synthetase cheA isoform X2: MDYTSEFTTNEVFKSKEALVEWTREVGRRNGLVIVIKTSDTGGNGRKPRITFNCERGGNYRKFKSTGIQKQKRTKIAGSKKCGCPFALKGQKLAAGDEWKLEVVCGVHNHPIEEHHGGHSFAGRLSHEETMLLVDLSKNLVRPKDILNTLKERNAHNLSTIKTIYNACHKHKVAEKVERSQLQQLVAKLSEHQYIKWYRSRDKNEIVGDLFWAHPVSADLLRAFPRVLIIDCTSKAYLYRLPLLEIIGITSTEMTFSVAFAYLESEQEDNYTWVLNRLKSMMDDDAMPDVVVTNRDSALMNAIEKVFPTSKNLLCRWHINRNILTQGKKLFETKEIREKFMCRWNMLVYSSTEDEYMDHLFALEDEFVDYPEAIEYVTNTWLNEYKERFVAAWTNMIMHFGNVTTNKAKSAHEKLKKHLGASQGSFDTSWTKIHSLIEQQHIDIKASLEKSSAIVQYNLDQDEFRELHGFVSTSAMPIIIAEAKRADLDGVDVSLCGCLTRRTYGLPCAHEIAEYKRTNQPIPLDCIDPHWRKLDLVLGPKKQIVELTCEAELELFAKRFNEQDRFGKLQMLKKLKAILESPECMSTMEPTINDDAHGGQALIVYTSTSDGFEVEQSAQDGYSPGVSGVAGAVVNEAVDTEKGEDY; the protein is encoded by the exons ATGGATTACACAAGTGAATTTACTACTAATGAG GTTTTCAAGAGTAAAGAAGCTTTAGTTGAATGGACTCGTGAAGTTGGAAGGAGGAACGGTTTGGTGATTGTGATCAAGACATCTGATACAGGTGGAAATGGTAGGAAGCCCAGGATTACTTTTAATTGTGAAAGAGGTGGAAATTATAGAAAATTCAAGAGTACAGGGATCCAGAAACAAAAACGAACGAAGATTGCAGGCTCAAAGAAGTGTGGATGTCCTTTTGCATTGAAGGGCCAAAAGTTGGCTGCTGGTGATGAATGGAAATTAGAGGTTGTATGTGGAGTACATAATCATCCAATTGAAGAGCATCACGGTGGGCACTCATTTGCTGGAAGGCTATCTCACGAAGAGACTATGTTGCTGGTGGATCTGTCTAAGAATCTGGTCCGGCCAAAAGACATTTTGAAcacattaaaagaaagaaatgctcACAATCTTAGCACTATAAAGACAATCTACAATGCATGCCATAAGCATAAGGTTGCAGAGAAGGTTGAGAGATCACAACTGCAACAACTTGTAGCCAAGTTATCAGAGCATCAATACATCAAATGGTATAGAAGCAGGGACAAGAATGAAATAGTTGGAGACTTATTCTGGGCACACCCTGTTAGTGCAGATTTGTTACGTGCTTTTCCACGTGTTTTGATAATAGATTGCACATCAAAGGCTTATTTGTATCGCCTTCCCCTTTTGGAAATTATAGGAATAACATCCACTGAGATGACTTTTTCAGTTGCTTTTGCATACCTGGAGTCTGAGCAGGAAGACAACTACACATGGGTGTTAAATAGATTAAAAAGTATGATGGATGACGACGCTATGCCTGATGTGGTTGTCACAAACCGTGATTCGGCTTTGATGAATGCCATTGAGAAGGTATTTCCCAcctctaaaaatttattatgtagATGGCATATCAATAGGAATATATTGACCCAAGGCAAGAAGTTGTTTGAGACAAAAGAGATACGAGAAAAGTTTATGTGTAGATGGAATATGTTGGTCTATTCTTCCACGGAAGATGAGTACATGGACCACCTCTTTGCACTAGAAGATGAATTTGTTGACTATCCAGAAGCAATTGAGTATGTGACAAATACTTGGTTGAATGAATATAAGGAAAGATTTGTGGCCGCCTGGACAAACATGATAATGCACTTTGGCAATGTGACAACAAACAA GGCTAAGAGTGCACACGAAAAGTTGAAAAAGCATCTTGGCGCAAGCCAAGGGAGTTTTGATACTTCATGGACAAAGATACACTCTTTGATTGAGCAGCAGCATATTGACATCAAAGCATCACTTGAGAAAAGTTCAGCTATTGTGCAATATAACTTAGATCAAGATGAGTTTAGAGAGCTTCATGGTTTTGTCTCTACAAGTGCAATGCCTATAATCATTGCTGAGGCCAAAAGAGCAGATTTAGATGGTGTAGATGTTTCATTATGTGGATGTCTCACTCGACGCACATATGGTTTACCATGTGCACATGAGATTGCAGAATACAAAAGGACAAATCAACCTATCCCCCTTGATTGCATTGATCCTCATTGGAGGAAACTTGATCTGGTGCTTGGCCCCAAGAAACAAATTGTAGAGTTGACTTGTGAAGCAGAGTTAGAGTTATTTGCGAAGCGCTTTAATGAACAAGATCGTTTTGGGAAGTTGCAAATGTTGAAGAAGTTGAAGGCGATTTTAGAAAGTCCCGAGTGTATGTCTACTATGGAACCAACCATAAATGATGATGCACATGGCGGACAAGCATTGATTGTTTATACTTCTACAAGTGATGGCTTTGAGGTGGAACAATCTGCACAAGATGGTTATTCACCTGGAGTTTCAGGAGTTGCAGGAGCGGTAGTGAATGAAGCAGTAGATACAGAAAAAGGAGAAGATTATTGA
- the LOC107434675 gene encoding PKS-NRPS hybrid synthetase cheA isoform X1 codes for MTYAINLVNNYQIDPYSICLFLYLQDNYAIWCSKIRFKPFFVFEDKSGTRGNRIGFRCIMDYTSEFTTNEVFKSKEALVEWTREVGRRNGLVIVIKTSDTGGNGRKPRITFNCERGGNYRKFKSTGIQKQKRTKIAGSKKCGCPFALKGQKLAAGDEWKLEVVCGVHNHPIEEHHGGHSFAGRLSHEETMLLVDLSKNLVRPKDILNTLKERNAHNLSTIKTIYNACHKHKVAEKVERSQLQQLVAKLSEHQYIKWYRSRDKNEIVGDLFWAHPVSADLLRAFPRVLIIDCTSKAYLYRLPLLEIIGITSTEMTFSVAFAYLESEQEDNYTWVLNRLKSMMDDDAMPDVVVTNRDSALMNAIEKVFPTSKNLLCRWHINRNILTQGKKLFETKEIREKFMCRWNMLVYSSTEDEYMDHLFALEDEFVDYPEAIEYVTNTWLNEYKERFVAAWTNMIMHFGNVTTNKAKSAHEKLKKHLGASQGSFDTSWTKIHSLIEQQHIDIKASLEKSSAIVQYNLDQDEFRELHGFVSTSAMPIIIAEAKRADLDGVDVSLCGCLTRRTYGLPCAHEIAEYKRTNQPIPLDCIDPHWRKLDLVLGPKKQIVELTCEAELELFAKRFNEQDRFGKLQMLKKLKAILESPECMSTMEPTINDDAHGGQALIVYTSTSDGFEVEQSAQDGYSPGVSGVAGAVVNEAVDTEKGEDY; via the exons ATGACATATGCCATTAATTTGGTTAATAACTATCAAATAGATCCATATTCTATTTGCCTTTTTTTGTATTTGCAGGACAATTATGCCATTTGGTGTAGCAAGATAAGATTTAAACCCTTTTTTGTATTTGAAGACAAGTCTGGTACTCGAGGTAACAGGATTGGTTTTAGATGTATAATGGATTACACAAGTGAATTTACTACTAATGAG GTTTTCAAGAGTAAAGAAGCTTTAGTTGAATGGACTCGTGAAGTTGGAAGGAGGAACGGTTTGGTGATTGTGATCAAGACATCTGATACAGGTGGAAATGGTAGGAAGCCCAGGATTACTTTTAATTGTGAAAGAGGTGGAAATTATAGAAAATTCAAGAGTACAGGGATCCAGAAACAAAAACGAACGAAGATTGCAGGCTCAAAGAAGTGTGGATGTCCTTTTGCATTGAAGGGCCAAAAGTTGGCTGCTGGTGATGAATGGAAATTAGAGGTTGTATGTGGAGTACATAATCATCCAATTGAAGAGCATCACGGTGGGCACTCATTTGCTGGAAGGCTATCTCACGAAGAGACTATGTTGCTGGTGGATCTGTCTAAGAATCTGGTCCGGCCAAAAGACATTTTGAAcacattaaaagaaagaaatgctcACAATCTTAGCACTATAAAGACAATCTACAATGCATGCCATAAGCATAAGGTTGCAGAGAAGGTTGAGAGATCACAACTGCAACAACTTGTAGCCAAGTTATCAGAGCATCAATACATCAAATGGTATAGAAGCAGGGACAAGAATGAAATAGTTGGAGACTTATTCTGGGCACACCCTGTTAGTGCAGATTTGTTACGTGCTTTTCCACGTGTTTTGATAATAGATTGCACATCAAAGGCTTATTTGTATCGCCTTCCCCTTTTGGAAATTATAGGAATAACATCCACTGAGATGACTTTTTCAGTTGCTTTTGCATACCTGGAGTCTGAGCAGGAAGACAACTACACATGGGTGTTAAATAGATTAAAAAGTATGATGGATGACGACGCTATGCCTGATGTGGTTGTCACAAACCGTGATTCGGCTTTGATGAATGCCATTGAGAAGGTATTTCCCAcctctaaaaatttattatgtagATGGCATATCAATAGGAATATATTGACCCAAGGCAAGAAGTTGTTTGAGACAAAAGAGATACGAGAAAAGTTTATGTGTAGATGGAATATGTTGGTCTATTCTTCCACGGAAGATGAGTACATGGACCACCTCTTTGCACTAGAAGATGAATTTGTTGACTATCCAGAAGCAATTGAGTATGTGACAAATACTTGGTTGAATGAATATAAGGAAAGATTTGTGGCCGCCTGGACAAACATGATAATGCACTTTGGCAATGTGACAACAAACAA GGCTAAGAGTGCACACGAAAAGTTGAAAAAGCATCTTGGCGCAAGCCAAGGGAGTTTTGATACTTCATGGACAAAGATACACTCTTTGATTGAGCAGCAGCATATTGACATCAAAGCATCACTTGAGAAAAGTTCAGCTATTGTGCAATATAACTTAGATCAAGATGAGTTTAGAGAGCTTCATGGTTTTGTCTCTACAAGTGCAATGCCTATAATCATTGCTGAGGCCAAAAGAGCAGATTTAGATGGTGTAGATGTTTCATTATGTGGATGTCTCACTCGACGCACATATGGTTTACCATGTGCACATGAGATTGCAGAATACAAAAGGACAAATCAACCTATCCCCCTTGATTGCATTGATCCTCATTGGAGGAAACTTGATCTGGTGCTTGGCCCCAAGAAACAAATTGTAGAGTTGACTTGTGAAGCAGAGTTAGAGTTATTTGCGAAGCGCTTTAATGAACAAGATCGTTTTGGGAAGTTGCAAATGTTGAAGAAGTTGAAGGCGATTTTAGAAAGTCCCGAGTGTATGTCTACTATGGAACCAACCATAAATGATGATGCACATGGCGGACAAGCATTGATTGTTTATACTTCTACAAGTGATGGCTTTGAGGTGGAACAATCTGCACAAGATGGTTATTCACCTGGAGTTTCAGGAGTTGCAGGAGCGGTAGTGAATGAAGCAGTAGATACAGAAAAAGGAGAAGATTATTGA